Within the Bacteroidales bacterium genome, the region GATTGCCGAAGCACGCGATAAGGGCGATCTGTCGGAAAACGCAGAGTATGCAGCGGCCAAGGAAGCGCAGGGAATGCTCGAGATGAAAATCAAGAAGCTGGAAGATTTGATTGCCAATACAAGAATAATTGACGAAACCAAAATTAACACCAGCTACGTTCAGATTCTGAACAGGGTAAAAATCAAAAACACCCTGAATAACCAGATAATGGAATATACCCTTGTATCGGAAAGCGAAGCCAATCTGAAAGCCGGCAAAATTGCCGTCAGCACCCCCATTGCCAAAGCGCTTCTGGGCAAAAAAGTGGGAGAAGTGGTGGAAGTGAAAGTCCCTTCCGGGGCACTGAAACTTGAAATACTCGACATTTCAATATAATTCCTGCGCCATGGCTACCATTTTCAGCAGAATTATCAGCGGAGAAATTCCCTGCTACAAAATTGCAGAAAATGAGAAGTTTTTCTCCTTTCTTGACATCAATCCCCTGGCCAAAGGACATGTGCTGGTGGTTCCCAAAAAGGAAACCGATTACCTCTTTAACCTGGACGATTCCGACCTTTCGGAAATCATGGTCTTTGCAAAACGGATAGCGCGGGCCATCGAGAAGGCTGTTCCCTGCAAGCGCATAGGGGTTGCTGTCATCGGCCTGGAAGTTCCCCATGCCCATATTCATCTGGTGCCGCTGAATTCCATGGACGACATCAACTTTTCCAATCCGAAGCTGAAACTGCCTCCTGAGGAAATGGAAGCAATCGCCTCAGCTATCAGAAAATATCTGGAGTAAAAAACCAGGTTATTCCGCCCTTTGAAAAAAGAAAAGCTGGTAGCAAACGGCCTTTTATGCTGAGCTATTTCAGGCGCGAAGGGTTATTTTTAATAAAATCTTTCCAGCCCGAATAGGTTGACGATTTCTGCAGAGGGCTTCTCTGAAAGAAATGGCACACAGCAACGGCAAGTCCGTCAGTTGCATCCAGGTTCGCAGGCATTGCATCAATATGCATCATCTGCTGAAGGAGACCGGCCACCTGTTCCTTGGAAGCGCTTCCCACGCCGGTAATGGCCAGCTTGATTTTTCTCGGCGCGTATTCAAATACCGGAATCTTTTTATGCAGGGCAGCAGCAATGGCAGCTCCCTGTGCACGGCCCAACTTCAGCATCGACTGCACATTCTTTCCGTAAAAGGGCGATTCAATTGCCAGCTCGTCGGGATGGTACTTTTCGATCAGTGTTAAGGTACATTCAAAAATCCGGGAAAGCCTTTCGAAATGATTTTCACTTTTTTTCAGTTTCAGCACATCAAGAGCAACAAGCTCAGGATTTTTCCCGGCAATGCGGATAATGCCATATCCCATCACATTGGTACCCGGATCAATGCCCAGAATGGTCCGTATTTTCTGCCCGGCCATGATAAACCTCAGAAAATCTTATAATCGGCACGGATGCCGGTAAGTTTGTCAAGTCCGAATCCGGTAACAGGCTTTTTCAACGACTTGGTTACCGGCCAGTGCCCTTCGCTGATATAGGTAAGCACGGCTTTCAGTTCGGCTTCTTCCGGATTGCCGAAATCATGCGTCAGATCGTCGTTCACATAATAGTCGGCAGGCAGTCCGTCGAAATAGTCGCCAAAACCATTGGCATTGGAAAGTTTAAAACAGATGGGAACAAAGAAGTATGGGTCGGGTTTGAAATCAAAGGCATACATACCCACCGGTTTTCCGTATGTACTGTCGCCTGCGGTAATTGTCGGAATCCACGGACTGAGTCCGTTTATCAGCACCTCACTTGCCGAAGCCGTGCCGCGGCCGGCAATATAGAACAACCTGCTCAGGGCAGGCGACGACATGTTGCCCGGAACCGTCAGAATGGTATCATAGGAAGAACGGTCGGCATTGTGCTCCATTTTTACAAGCATTTTTCCCGCGGCAGAAGAAGAAACAAGAAGCCCTGACAAATGAACGGCAACGTTCATCTCGCCTCCCCCGTTATACCGCAGGTCAACAATCATTTCGTCAATATTTTCGGAGCGGAAGAAATCAAAGGCACTGTCCAGTTCCGCCACCGAAGGCGTAATGAATGTTTCGAAAACCAGGTAGCCTGCTTTCTTCGTTCCGGCCTGCAGAACTCCCTTATATAAAACAGAATTGATAGCTACCGCCTTTTTGGCGGAAGTAACGGTATGCTCCTGACCCTGCAAATCAATAAAAACGAACGTATTTTCCACTCCGGCCTCATTTTTGCCCAGCAAGGCAGTAACATCCACCCCGGGCTGTATAAGGGTTCCGTTAATGCTTTTGATAATCCATCCTCTTGTCACACCGGCTTCCTTCAGGGGTGAATCGTTATAAATGAACACAACCCTCAGGTTGCCTTCCGCATCAGCACCAATACTGATTCCATGCCCGTAATAGGTGCCTTCGTTAAAATAATTAAGAAACTCATTTCTGTCCATGATGAAACTGAAACGGTCCTTCTTGTTGCGCAGGGCATCCAGAAAGGCTTCCGGAGTATTGTAATTGGCACTGTTCACTGTGG harbors:
- the greA gene encoding transcription elongation factor GreA, with translation MNNTSYVTADGLQKLKAELDHLKNVERPAISRMIAEARDKGDLSENAEYAAAKEAQGMLEMKIKKLEDLIANTRIIDETKINTSYVQILNRVKIKNTLNNQIMEYTLVSESEANLKAGKIAVSTPIAKALLGKKVGEVVEVKVPSGALKLEILDISI
- a CDS encoding HIT family protein; translation: MATIFSRIISGEIPCYKIAENEKFFSFLDINPLAKGHVLVVPKKETDYLFNLDDSDLSEIMVFAKRIARAIEKAVPCKRIGVAVIGLEVPHAHIHLVPLNSMDDINFSNPKLKLPPEEMEAIASAIRKYLE
- the ruvC gene encoding crossover junction endodeoxyribonuclease RuvC translates to MAGQKIRTILGIDPGTNVMGYGIIRIAGKNPELVALDVLKLKKSENHFERLSRIFECTLTLIEKYHPDELAIESPFYGKNVQSMLKLGRAQGAAIAAALHKKIPVFEYAPRKIKLAITGVGSASKEQVAGLLQQMMHIDAMPANLDATDGLAVAVCHFFQRSPLQKSSTYSGWKDFIKNNPSRLK